Proteins from a genomic interval of Indicator indicator isolate 239-I01 chromosome 1, UM_Iind_1.1, whole genome shotgun sequence:
- the ALG11 gene encoding GDP-Man:Man(3)GlcNAc(2)-PP-Dol alpha-1,2-mannosyltransferase, with product MVAGGMCLCGLIRLLCSLLIPALFLSGILCVCLVILLWGIRLWIQQRKKKLISEGKDGKPPLLVAFFHPYCNAGGGGERVLWCAIRTLQKKYRNVTCVVYTGDRGATGEEIVEGAFRRFNIKLTHPVKFVFLEKRYLVEASFYPHFTLLGQSLGSVFLGWEALLKCIPDIYIDSMGYAFTLPLFKYLGGCRVGCYVHYPTISTDMLSVVRNQDTRFNNAAFITSSPLFSKFKLVYYYFFAFMYGLVGSCSDVIMVNSSWTLNHILSLWRAGARTSVVYPPCDVQTFLDIPLEEEKSTTEYSIVSVSQFRPEKDHPLQIRAFAKLLKEKRLGQQPQLKLILIGGCRNQQDEERVKNLKRLCEELGVSNAVMFRINIPFEELKRHLAEATIGLHTMWNEHFGIGVVECMAAGTVTLAHNSGGPKLDIVVPYEGHITGFLAENVDSYAEMMAYILSLSPEKRLEIRENARRSVHRFSDQHFEETFLLSVEPLFKQMCMDKNVNE from the exons ATGGTGGCGGGAGGGATGTGTCTGTGTGGGCTGATCAG ATTGCTGTGCTCATTGTTAATCCCTGCATTATTTCTAAGTGGAATTTTGTGTGTCTGCTTGGTGATACTCCTGTGGGGAATACGGCTCTGGatacaacaaaggaaaaaaaagttgatcTCAGAAGGAAAAGATGGGAAGCCACCGCTGCTGGTTGCTTTTTTTCACCCCTATTGCAATGCGGGTGGTGGAGGGGAGAGAGTCTTATGGTGTGCCATAAGAACGCTCCAGAAAAA GTACAGAAATGTAACATGTGTTGTTTACACTGGTGATAGAGGTGCCACTGGAGAAGAAATAGTAGAGGGTGCTTTCAGAAGATTTAATATTAAATTAACTCATCCTGTGAAGTTTGTGTTTTTAGAAAAACGGTACCTTGTGGAAGCTTCTTTTTACCCTCACTTCACGTTGCTGGGACAAAGTTTAGGATCAGTGTTTCTTGGCTGGGAagctcttttaaaatgtattccTGATATTTATATTGACTCAATGGGTTATGCTTTCACGCTTCCCCTCTTTAAATATTTAGGAGGTTGCCGTGTTGGATGCTATGTCCATTACCCCACTATCAGCACCGATATGCTTTCTGTTGTTAGGAATCAGGATACTAGGTTTAACAATGCAGCCTTCATTACAAGCAGCCCTCTTTTCAGCAAATTTAAACTTGTCTACTACTACTTCTTTGCTTTCATGTATGGATTGGTTGGTTCCTGCAGTGATGTGATAATGGTTAATTCTTCTTGGACACTAAATCACATCCtttccctctggagagctggggctcgCACTAGTGTTGTGTATCCACCGTGCGATGTGCAGACCTTCCTGGATATCCcactggaagaggaaaagagcaCGACTGAATATTCCATTGTTTCAGTCAGTCAATTCAGGCCTGAAAAAGATCATCCTTTGCAAATCAGAGCCTTTGCTAAAttgctgaaagagaagagactgGGGCAACAGCCGCAATTGAAGCTTATTTTAATTGGAGGCTGCCGTAACCAGCAAGATGAAGAGCGTGTAAAGAACCTTAAACGTCTTTGTGAAGAGCTGGGAGTTAGCAATGCTGTGATGTTCAGAATAAACATTCCCTTTGAGGAGCTAAAGAGACATCTGGCTGAGGCCACCATTGGCCTGCATACGATGTGGAATGAGCACTTTGGGATAG GAGTAGTTGAATGTATGGCAGCTGGCACAGTTACCCTGGCTCACAATTCTGGAGGCCCCAAATTAGATATTGTGGTACCCTATGAAGGACATATTACAGGCTTCCTAGCAGAAAATGTGGACAGTTATGCAGAGATGATGGCTTATATTCTCTCTTTGTCTCCTGAAAA